A stretch of the Perca fluviatilis chromosome 17, GENO_Pfluv_1.0, whole genome shotgun sequence genome encodes the following:
- the LOC120545234 gene encoding saposin-like protein 11, giving the protein MPSTSVTLPVSGSHESASGTASGTLSASGTTSGTLPVPGAPGTTPGILPVFGVPETAPKTMPVSGAPKSIPVTVPVSIPVTVPVSIPVTVPVVIPVAVPVSIPVRVSIPVTVPVSIPVTVPILVLVTVPILVPVTVPILVPVTVPVFVPFTICVPITFPAPKPESVPSVPSESVLSESVLSESESVLSESESVLSASVLPQSVPSILFFRVVWDPPLEGGVLSWFRCFALLLVYVMFSVCVPVSCFIVIVWFVLSNLLPEFSRLC; this is encoded by the coding sequence ATGCCCAGCACCTCTGTGACTTTGCCGGTCTCCGGCTCCCATGAGTCCGCCTCTGGGACCGCCTCTGGGACTTTGTCGGCCTCTGGGACCACCTCCGGGACTTTGCCGGTCCCTGGCGCCCCTGGGACCACCCCTGGGATTTTGCCGGTCTTCGGCGTCCCAGAGACCGCCCCTAAGACTATGCCAGTCTCAGGCGCCCCCAAATCCATCCCTGTCACTGTGCCTGTCTCCATCCCTGTCACTGTGCCTGTCTCCATTCCTGTCACTGTGCCTGTCGTCATCCCTGTCGCCGTCCCTGTCTCCATTCCTGTGCGTGTCTCCATCCCTGTCACCGTGCCCGTCTCCATCCCGGTCACCGTGCCCATCCTTGTCCTGGTCACCGTGCCCATCCTTGTCCCTGTCACCGTGCCCATCCTTGTCCCTGTCACCGTGCCCGTCTTTGTCCCCTTCACTATCTGTGTCCCCATTACTTTCCCTGCCCCTAAGCCTGAGTCTGTCCCGTCTGTCCCGTCTGAGTCCGTCCTGTCTGAGTCAGTCCTGTCTGAGTCCGAGTCAGTCCTGTCTGAGTCCGAGTCTGTCCTGTCCGCGTCTGTTTTGCCCCAGTCCGTCCcatccattttgttttttagggTCGTCTGGGATCCGCCCCTTGAGGGGGGGGTTCTGTCATGGTTTCGGTGTTTTGCCTTGCTTTTGgtttatgtcatgttttctgtctgtgttcctgtttcctgttttattgtgatagtCTGGTTTGTCTTGTCCAATTTACTTCCTgagttttcccgcctttgttga